Proteins from a genomic interval of Spea bombifrons isolate aSpeBom1 chromosome 4, aSpeBom1.2.pri, whole genome shotgun sequence:
- the LOC128491721 gene encoding olfactory receptor 10A7-like: protein MFEINQTKVTEILLLGFQNPQMFNSLIFVVFLVMYILTLVGNLLIIILVAKFDSLKSPMYFFLTQLALSDNLLTTVIVPNMLHVIINGGSTISLSGCITQFYFYCVSQASECFLLAMMSYDRYLAICRPLHYTSVMDFRLNVQLILYSWLLACMITFMVAPAVSVLQFCGHVIDHYFCDLAPLLELSCTKHPAAELIDLIIGIPFVTIPFLFIIFTYVSIVITILGISSSAGRQKAFSTCSSHLTVVCTYYGTVIIVYLAPSKKQSFNMNKLLSLLYTVLCPFVNPIIYSLRNDDIKINLKKFIINGLKRV, encoded by the coding sequence atgtttgaaataaaccagACCAAAGTGACGGAGATTCTGCTGTTGGGTTTTCAGAATCCTCAGatgtttaactctttaataTTTGTTGTGTTCCTTGTGATGTACATCTTGACGTTAGTCGggaacctgctgattattataCTGGTGGCAAAGTTTGATAGCctgaaatctcccatgtatttcttcctcactcagcTGGCATTGAGCGACAACCTTCTGACCACAGTTATAGTTCCCAACATGCTTCACGTTATAATTAATGGAGGAAGCACGATATCTCTTTCAGGCTGCatcacccagttttatttttattgtgtttcacAAGCTTCAGAGTGTTTCCTTCTTGCAATGATGTCCTACGACCGGTATTTAGCCATTTGCCGCCCTCTGCATTACACTTCTGTCATGGATTTTAGGCTAAATGTTCAGCTTATTCTTTATTCTTGGCTTTTAGCATGTATGATAACATTTATGGTTGCCCCTGCAGTTTCAGTGTTACAGTTCTGTGGTCATGTcattgaccattatttctgtgatctCGCTCCTCTACTAGAGCTCTCATGTACAAAGCATCCTGCTGCTGAACTCATAGATCTTATCATAGGCATACCCTTTGTAACCATTCCTTTcctctttattattttcacatatGTTTCCATTGTCATCACCATCCTTGGTATCTCCTCCAGCGCCGGGaggcagaaagccttctccacctgcagctctcacCTGACTGTAGTGTGCACCTACTACGGGACTGTAATTATAGTTTATTTGGCTCCTTCCAAAAAACAATCATTTAACATGAATAAATTGTTATCTCTTTTGTATACAGTGCTTTGCCCATTTGTTAACCCCATTATATATAGCCTTCGAAATGACGATATTAAGATAAACTTGAAAAAGTTTATTATAAATGGCCTCAAAAGAGTTTAG